From a single Diadema setosum unplaced genomic scaffold, eeDiaSeto1 scaffold_66, whole genome shotgun sequence genomic region:
- the LOC140245930 gene encoding uncharacterized protein → MADEKKSRYFSMVNRCTDEGRASFESLVESVSAAVDEDVTTVEKDVGAQVSRAKHEAEAAIRKIMADRDQKIRDIHQRATLKNVSIRERKETLLDEIKKLRTTFESWMKDRRERLETELERPGADSMMDAKVAEEKEASLSHTLTAAAKENLDAVRKLTAACRKIKFARQKDESEELLGNLTGVKHSWELHGSVSIPPSVAYPELLTSSRTGNSVIMTNEMRSGLFEMNLDTQQTRAVISDTHFDICDCVSSDNDGYVVSEYNSKAIHLYDSKGTATKSWTLPSACGRVAVSRDGLILVGDESNGKIYFLNPRNGKIIKTVPVSGKKIHGLHVLSRGWIVVQTSITTICVYDEHGAVKERIQNSDWSEVRCAAYHDVLYIMYKKTDDTTTYVATRHCGGKIENIIRCKISRSTFLLSEFLVTSSETVAINGDNEILVFTKAPGYEEMIKLLK, encoded by the exons ATGGCTGACGAGAAGAAATCCAGGTATTTTTCCATGGTCAACCGCTGCACCGATGAGGGGAGAGCGAGCTTCGAAAGCCTCGTGGAGAGCGTGTCGGCAGCCGTGGACGAGGACGTGACTACTGTCGAGAAAGACGTGGGCGCACAG gTAAGCAGAGCCAAGCACGAGGCGGAAGCGGCTATTCGAAAGATCATGGCCGATCGGGACCAGAAGATCCGCGACATTCATCAGAGAGCAACTCTCAAGAACGTGTCCATTCGGGAAAGGAAGGAGACACTCCTCGACGAAATCAAAAAACTTCGCACGACATTCGAGTCATGGATGAAGGATCGACGGGAGCGCCTCGAGACCGAGCTGGAGAGACCAGGAGCGGATTCAATGATGGACGCCAAGGTGGCGGAGGAGAAGGAGGCGTCGCTCAGTCACACACTCACCGCGGCGGCGAAGGAAAATCTAGACGCCGTGCGCAAGCTCACAGCCGCCTGCCGAAAGATCAAGTTTGCGCGCCAAAAGGACGAATCGGAGGAGCTCCTGGGGAACCTTACTGGAGTCAAGCACTCATGGGAGCTGCACGGGAGCGTTTCGATCCCTCCTTCCGTTGCCTATCCGGAGCTCTTGACTTCGAGCAGGACCGGAAACAGCGTCATTATGACGAACGAGATGCGGTCGGGGCTCTTCGAAATGAATCTCGACACGCAGCAGACGCGGGCCGTGATCAGCGACACGCACTTCGACATTTGCGATTGCGTGTCCTCTGACAACGATGGTTACGTGGTCAGCGAATACAATAGTAAAGCAATCCATCTGTACGACTCCAAAGGAACAGCCACCAAGTCCTGGACCCTACCGTCGGCATGCGGCCGCGTTGCCGTCTCTCGAGACGGACTGATTCTCGTCGGGGACGAGTCGAACGGGAAGATATACTTTTTAAACCCGCGCAATGGGAAAATCATCAAGACTGTTCCCGTAAGCGGGAAGAAAATCCACGGACTCCATGTTCTCAGTCGAGGCTGGATTGTAGTGCAGACAAGCATTACCACCATCTGCGTCTACGACGAACACGGGGCGGTGAAAGAGAGGATCCAAAATTCCGACTGGAGTGAGGTGCGCTGTGCTGCGTACCATGATGTCCTTTATATCATGTATAAAAAGACGGACGATACCACGACGTATGTGGCGACACGCCACTGCGGCGGGAAAATTGAAAACATCATTCGCTGCAAGATATCACGCTCCACCTTCCTGCTGTCCGAATTCCTGGTGACGTCATCAGAGACAGTAGCCATCAACGGCGACAATGAGATATTGGTATTTACGAAAGCTCCGGGATATGAAGAAATGATCAAACTTCTAAAGTGA
- the LOC140245929 gene encoding uncharacterized protein, whose translation MSYPPPDGGYGYPGGGYPPPQPAPGQYPPAQPNAAGAYPPAAYSAYPPPLAGGGVPPPPVYNPGPPPPQGMAPGQPYPAPGAPQGYPMQYPLQAGGYYPQGTGALEGMVPGNKPKKAKKHKHRRRSSSSSSSSSSSSSSSSSSSSSSSSSSGGGRKVKKNRGMKHKNKKNKNRGHPR comes from the exons ATGAGCTATCCCCCACCAGATGGAGGCTATGGTTATCCAGGGGGAGGGTACCCACCTCCTCAACCAGCCCCTGGCCAGTATCCCCCAGCACAGCCAAATGCCGCAGGGGCTTATCCACCGGCAGCCTACTCAGCTTACCCACCCCCTCTGGCAGGTGGTGGT GTTCCACCTCCCCCGGTCTACAACCCAGGACCTCCCCCTCCCCAGGGGATGGCACCAGGACAGCCGTATCCCGCCCCTGGGGCTCCCCAGGGTTATCCCATGCAG TACCCCCTGCAGGCTGGTGGATATTACCCTCAGGGTACAGGAGCATTGGAGGGGATGGTCCCCGGGAACAAACCAAAGAAGGCCAAGAAGCACAAGCACCGGCGGCGATCGAGCTCAagttcgtcatcatcatcatcgtcctcctcatcatcctcatcgtcgtcctcctcttcttcctcctcgaGTGGTGGAGGGAGAAAGGTGAAGAAGAACAGGGGGATGAAGCACAAGAATAAGAAGAACAAGAACCGTGGTCATCCCCGTTAG